The DNA segment ACCTGGTAGGCAGCACCTGTTTTAAGATAATCCAGTACCATTTGGCGATAGTTGATACCGTTTATTTGGCCGGTTTTCTTTGAGGGCTTATGGGCCAGATAGATTGGCACAGTTATATGGTTATACCGGATGGTCTTGCCTTTTCGTACCGGGTCAGCAGCTATAGCAAGGTAGATGTTGCCGTCTACTGCATATATTCTGGTATTTAAGTTGCCGCCTTTGGTCTTATCTCCCCGGGAAAGGTAACGGTTGCTTCTGGCTTCGCGCCACCGGTCCCTGGTTATATTTCCTTTGCACCGCGCTTGAAAGAGTTTCTTGCCTCCAAATACGACTGGTGGAAAGGTGTTATTGTCCAAGTGCTTTTGCCAGTAGGCTAGTTTACGCTGCTCTTTATCCAACCGCTTGTTCAGGTTTTCTATTTTAGCTGGTGATTTAGCCTTAGCAATACGCTTCTCGGTAAACCGGGCTTTTGCTTTAGCGTTTTCGTAGTGCATATTTACTAATTCATGCTGGCTTTTGATTGTGGATTGGGCATCTGATACTGCATCATTAGCCTGCCGGGAGTTTAGATTAAACTTTGTTTGTACCGCTAGGCGTATCTCTTGGACTTTGTTACCTTCTAACAACCTTTTAAAACTCCACCGGACTGCTGCACAGTAACGGGCCATCAGGTTGTCAATGTATTCTTTTGCTTCAGGTTTTAGTTCCAGGATTAGTCCCTTCGCTGTTGTTTTCACTGGCAGTCACCTCGCTTTCAATGACTTTTGCCAGCTTTTTTGCTACTCTGCCGCTACGTTTGCCATAAAGTCTGGCTGAAAAGCCGGTGACTATGGCAATCATATCTTCTACCAGTTCTTCTTGCGGTTCTTTACTTGGCCGGTCATCTACTTCTTCAAAGACTACATTAGTATATTTCCTGCGCTTGGCAATTCCTTTTAGCCGCTCTAGCTGCCGGGTTAAATTTCCACTATTAGCTTGTTTTTTGGTAGATACCCTGGCATAAATAGCGCAGCGGTTGCCTTTGATTTCAATTGCTTTGCCCATCGGGGCCAGCAGTTCGTTTTCGTCATACCGGCGATGGCCTCCGGGCGTTTTTATGGGATGGATTATTCCTTCTTTAGACCACCTGTGCAGGGTGCTGATGTGCAAGTTGTATAGTTCTTTAATTTCTTTTGTTGTTAGGTATTTTACCAAACTTAACGTAAATATTATAACTTATTACAAGGGGCTATTATTGTGTTTAGCTAAATTTGCATAAGTTTTTTAGAAACTGCTTAAACCCTCCTTGATTACAGTTTCCTTGCAAAATTGGGATTTGTTTTTGCAAAATAACATCTGTTTCAATCTTAGTCGACAATTCGTCCAGTAATCATTTCAGCATAACCCAGAACCTTTTTATATTAGAGTGGAAAAGGTAATTCCATTATTTTGCTTAAACTAATTTTTGAAAGCAAATGCCCACTTCCACACCTAATATCAAGAATTCTATCTCCCTCAACTTTCGAAACAATTATATCGTGGATTGACTTTACCCCAGTTTGATGGTGTTGACAGTATTCTTGATACCTTGCTGATGGAAGCAGAAAAGAGAAGTTTTGCTTATCAGGAGTTTTTATATAAATTGTTCAAGCATGAGGTTAAGATGCGGGATGAAAAATCTATAGAAAGGCGGCTTAAACAGGCTGCCTTTCCGTAACACAAGACGCTTGAAGAGTTTAATGTAAATGAACAAAAATCTTTGAGTAAAAAGCAGCTTAAACAACTTAAGTAGCTGCAATGGCTGGAACAGGCGTATAATTTGATACTGCTGGGTCCACCTGGCGTTGGCAAAACCCTAATTGCTACTGGACTTGGGTTGAAGGCGGTGCACTGTGGCTATAAAGTTGGTTTTACAACCAATAGCTACTGCTATATTGGATAGACTTATCCACAGGAGCGAGGTGATAATCCTAACTGGTGATAGCTATAGATTGAACCACAGGAAAACCATTTTTGGTAATAACTAGGTGTTGAATCTTATTTGCCTAAATTTGTTTAAAATTACTTGACAGTCACACCTTCTACTTCCAATGCTTTCTTCGCCATCTGAACATATTCCTCAACACCAGATACAATTGCAAACTCAGCAATTGAAACCGGATATGCAGCGACCAGTTCAATAATATGCTCTTTCATCTTAGGCCAATAATAACCTCCAGCTTCTTTATAAGCAATTATTAAAGCTTCTAGTCCTTCTTCTCCAAAAGCCTTATAGTTGAAAACAAAGTCGTTTGAAATATCAGTAACTTTAGCTTCGGTCCAGTCGATTAATCCAATCACATTAGCCTCTTTATCTATCATAGTATGTCCGGCATGTACATCTCCATGAATCAGTCCGGTTTTCTTAGGCCACATATCATCATCATTAATCCATACCAGCCATCTGTTCCATAGTTTCTCACCAACACCAAACTTTGTTTTTACATCATCCATACGCTTCTTCATTGACATTCTTGCTTCTTCTGGTGTTTGGACGACTAGACCAAGTTCAGCAGCTTTATCACTTGGTATACCGTGAAGCTCTGCTAACACCCTACCAAGAGACTTGTGAAATGATTCCGGAACATCGTTAATATCTATCTCCCAAACATAGTTTCCTATACTATGATCTATAGTTCCTGCTGGGACACCATCTAACTTTTTGTATGCTATTAGTTCATCAGTATAGATAATCCAGTTTGGTGCCTGGAAAGATTTGACATACTGATTAACCAAATCTAATGCTTGTTTTTCTACCTTTGTTCTTGGCATCACATCTTCCCGTCTAGGTAGTCTAAGAACCCAATCAATTCCACTTTCATCTTCTGCAAATACGACTTGAAAATCAAGTCCGGATTCATTGAA comes from the Desulfolucanica intricata genome and includes:
- a CDS encoding MerR family DNA-binding transcriptional regulator, which encodes MVKYLTTKEIKELYNLHISTLHRWSKEGIIHPIKTPGGHRRYDENELLAPMGKAIEIKGNRCAIYARVSTKKQANSGNLTRQLERLKGIAKRRKYTNVVFEEVDDRPSKEPQEELVEDMIAIVTGFSARLYGKRSGRVAKKLAKVIESEVTASENNSEGTNPGTKT
- a CDS encoding Mph(B) family macrolide 2'-phosphotransferase, translated to MSKDMKQVLEIAKKHNLILKEETMQFNESGLDFQVVFAEDESGIDWVLRLPRREDVMPRTKVEKQALDLVNQYVKSFQAPNWIIYTDELIAYKKLDGVPAGTIDHSIGNYVWEIDINDVPESFHKSLGRVLAELHGIPSDKAAELGLVVQTPEEARMSMKKRMDDVKTKFGVGEKLWNRWLVWINDDDMWPKKTGLIHGDVHAGHTMIDKEANVIGLIDWTEAKVTDISNDFVFNYKAFGEEGLEALIIAYKEAGGYYWPKMKEHIIELVAAYPVSIAEFAIVSGVEEYVQMAKKALEVEGVTVK
- a CDS encoding ATP-binding protein produces the protein MTLPQFDGVDSILDTLLMEAEKRSFAYQEFLYKLFKHEVKMRDEKSIERRLKQAAFP
- a CDS encoding ATP-binding protein, which encodes MAIKLVLQPIATAILDRLIHRSEVIILTGDSYRLNHRKTIFGNN
- a CDS encoding ATP-binding protein yields the protein MEQAYNLILLGPPGVGKTLIATGLGLKAVHCGYKVGFTTNSYCYIG